The proteins below are encoded in one region of Festucalex cinctus isolate MCC-2025b chromosome 2, RoL_Fcin_1.0, whole genome shotgun sequence:
- the kif1b gene encoding kinesin-like protein KIF1B isoform X14 translates to MSGASVKVAVRVRPFNSRETSKDSKCIIQMQGNTTTILNPKAPKEPAKTFSFDYSYWSHTTPEDPCFAAQNQVYNDIGKEMLQHAFEGYNVCIFAYGQTGAGKSYTMMGKQEEGQEGIIPMLCEDLFEKINEDNNKEELSYSVEVSYMEIYCERVRDLLNPKNKGNLRVREHPLLGPYVEDLSKLAVTSYTDIADLMDAGNKARTVAATNMNETSSRSHAVFTIVFTQRKHDSETDLSTEKVSKISLVDLAGSERADSTGAKGTRLKEGANINKSLTTLGKVISALAEVDNCTSKSKKKKKSDFIPYRDSVLTWLLRENLGGNSRTAMVAALSPADINYDETLSTLRYADRAKNIKCNAVINEDPNNKLVRDLKDEVARLKELLRAQGLGDILDIDPLGDDCPGSGIKCDTAQSFRMPLLSCQTEVQSFRSKDLKDIQNNKNRYLIASENQRPGHFSTAPIGSLTVSPSSGSLCSQGALQSATSIQERIMSTPGGEEAIERLKESEKIIAELNETWEEKLRKTEAIRMEREALLAEMGVAIREDGGTLGVFSPKKTPHLVNLNEDPLMSECLLYYIKDGITRVGQADAERRQDIVLSGAHIKEEHCIFRSEKNAHGEVIVMLVPCEGSETYVNGKRVEDSIQLRSGNRIIMGKNHVFRFNHPEQARAEREKTPSVETPVEPVDWTFAQRELLEKQGIDMKQEMEKRLTEMEILYKKEKEEADQLLEQQRLVYESKLQELQKQVETRSLVAETPDEEELEEEEEEEEEVPWTQHEFSLAQWAFRKWRFHQFTSLRDQLWGNAVYLKEANAISVELKKKVQFQFVLLTDTLYSPLPPELLSPEPEKERNSRPFPRTVVAVEVQDLKNGATHYWSLEKLKQRLDQMREMYDRAGEMASTHQEDCGEGTLTGNDPFYDRFHWFKLVGRAFVYLSNLLYPVPLVHRVAIVTEKGDVRGFLRVGVQAIAADEEAPDYGSGVRQSGTAKISFDDDYFKKNDFPATVMTHSGLSLEELRIVEGQGQSSEVITPSEELNRINDMDLKLGNIPESKLACGDGLPGQLEIGSTFTFRVTVLQTTGVPPEYADIFCQFNFLHRHDEAFSTEPLKNTGRGAPLGFYHVQNISVEVTESFIEYIKTKPIVFEVFGHYQQHPLHLHGQDLISPPTPSRKYYPIPMPLSKPDHTRKIELLRYLMSGYMNGKVLDTLSEHANALASSAVASLEDEADQLSHFPFLSVLDDPVFIVPRHHVPATKLNTITKSNLGQCVSKYDLLVWFEISELEPTGEYIPAIVDHSGALPCHGTYLLHQGIQRRITVTLIHEKGSELHWKDVRELVVGRIRNKAEVDDGAADAVLSLNIISAKNIKSSHNSNRLSIDKDIDRTFYRFEAVWDSSLHNSLLLNRVTPYGEKIYMTLSAYLELDHCIQPAIITKDVCMVFYSRDAKISPPRSLRNLFGSGYSKTPDCNRVTGIYELSLCKMSDSGSPGMQRRRRKVLDTSVAYVRGEENLAGWRPRGDSLILEHQWELEKMEQLHEVEKTRHLLLLRDKLGESAPVGSGPTTKSLSELLSPCMSSGTLSTSTSISSQISSTTFESAITPSESSGYDSADIESLVDREKELATKCLRLLTHTFNSEYNQLVNSISDCKLSDISPMGRDLSMTSFSSATLTPSSTCPSLSDSRCGSVEQKTPENCSRASSPSCSDYENFPMVPTLEASYLARAGKNEFLNLVPDIEEMRPGSVVSKKGFLSFMEPRSNSWVKHFVVVRRPYVFIYNSDKDPVERGVLNLSTAQVEYSEDQQAMLKTPNTFAVCTKHRGILLQANNEKDMNDWLYAFNPLLAGTIRSKLARRRSGLIKN, encoded by the exons CTATTCTCAACCCCAAAGCCCCAAAAGAACCAGCCAAGACCTTCAGTTTTGATTACTCCTACTGGTCCCACACGACG CCGGAAGACCCCTGCTTTGCTGCACAGAACCAAGTGTACAATGACATTGGCAAGGAAATGCTGCAGCACGCCTTTGAGGGCTACAATGTGTGCATTTTTGCATATGGCCAGACTGGAGCTGGCAAATCCTACACCATGATGGGCAAACAGGAGGAGGGCCAGGAAGGAATCATTCCCATG CTTTGTGAAGATCTATTTGAGAAAATCAATGAGGATAACAACAAAGAGGAGCTCTCGTATTCTGTAGAG GTCAGTTACATGGAGATCTACTGTGAGCGGGTTCGAGATCTGCTCAATCCCAAGAACAAAGGGAATCTCCGGGTGAGGGAACATCCACTTTTGGGCCCCTACGTAGAGGACCTCTCAAAGCTTGCCGTTACTTCCTATACTGACATCGCTGACCTCATGGATGCGGGCAATAAGGCCAG AACTGTGGCTGCCACTAACATGAATGAGACCAGCAGCAGGTCCCATGCAGTTTTCACAATTGTCTTCACACAGCGAAAACATGACAGTGAGACGGACCTTTCCACTGAAAAA GTCAGTAAAATTAGTCTTGTGGACTTGGCAGGAAGTGAAAGAGCAGATTCCACTGGAGCTAAAGGCACCCGGCTGAAG GAGGGTGCAAACATCAACAAGTCCCTAACAACATTAGGAAAGGTCATCTCTGCCCTGGCCGAAGTG GATAACTGTACCAGCAAG agcaagaaaaagaagaagtcagACTTCATCCCGTACAGAGACTCTGTTTTGACATGGCTCTTGAGGGAGAATCTTG GTGGAAACTCCAGAACTGCAATGGTTGCCGCCCTAAGTCCTGCTGATATCAATTATGATGAAACTCTGAGCACACTGCG CTACGCCGATCGAGCGAAGAACATCAAATGTAATGCTGTCATCAATGAGGATCCCAACAATAAGCTGGTGCGTGACCTTAAGGATGAAGTGGCTCGTCTGAAGGAACTGCTACGTGCACAAGGACTGGGAGACATCCTGGACA TCGATCCTCTGGGGGATGATTGCCCAGGAAGTGGAATCAAAT GTGACACTGCTCAAAGCTTTAGAATGCCACTGCTCAGTTGTCAAACTGAGGTTCAGAGCTTCAGATCAAAAG ACCTCAAAGACATTCAGAACAATAAGAATAGATACTTGATAGCCTCAGAGAACCAACGCCCTGGCCATTTCTCCACAGCCCCTATCGGTTCCCTGACAGTATCTCCATCCTCTGGCTCACTGTGCAGCCAGGGGGCCCTGCAGTCAGCCACCAGCATCCAAGAACGCATCATGTCCACTCCTGGTGGAGAGGAAGCTATTGAAAGACTCAAG gaatCGGAAAAGATCATTGCAGAGCTCAATGAAACCTGGGAAGAGAAGCTGCGAAAGACAGAGGCAATCCGCATGGAGAG GGAGGCGTTACTTGCAGAAATGGGCGTAGCAATCCGCGAAGATGGAGGCACTTTGGGGGTGTTCTCCCCGAAAAAG ACTCCTCACCTGGTTAACCTGAACGAGGATCCTCTCATGTCTGAGTGTCTCCTCTACTACATCAAAGACGGAATTACAAG GGTGGGACAGGCGGATGCTGAAAGACGACAAGATATCGTATTAAGTGGTGCGCATATCAAGGAGGAGCACTGTATTTTCCGCAGTGAGAAGAATGCCCATGGAGAAG TTATCGTCATGCTTGTGCCATGTGAGGGGTCTGAGACGTATGTAAATGGGAAGCGTGTAGAGGACTCTATCCAGCTGCGTTCAG GAAACCGTATCATTATGGGAAAGAACCACGTGTTCCGCTTCAACCACCCCGAGCAAGCCAGGGCTGAAAGGGAGAAAACGCCGTCTGTTGAAACCCCTGTGGAGCCAGTGGATTGGACCTTTGCTCAGAGAGAGCTGCTGGAGAAACAGGGCATTGACATGAAACAGGAGATGGAGAAAAG GCTCACTGAGATGGAAATCCTatacaaaaaggaaaaagaagaagcagacCAACTTCTTGAGCAGCAGAGACTG GTATATGAGAGCAAACTACAAGAACTTCAGAAACAAGTTGAGACTCGTTCTCTAGTTGCCGAAACGCCGGATGAGGAAGAgctagaggaggaggaggaggaggaagaggaag TGCCGTGGACTCAGCACGAGTTCAGCCTGGCTCAGTGGGCCTTCAGGAAGTGGAGGTTCCACCAATTCACATCTCTCCGCGACCAGTTGTGGGGGAATGCCGTCTACCTGAAGGAGGCCAACGCCATCAGTGTGGAACTAAAGAAGAAA GTCCAGTTCCAGTTTGTCTTATTGACGGACACCCTTTACTCACCCCTGCCCCCGGAGCTCTTATCACCAGAACCAGAAAAAGAGCGCAACTCCAGGCCTTTCCCTCGTACGGTGGTGGCCGTTGAGGTTCAAGACCTGAAGAACGGAGCCACACACTACTGGTCCCTCGAGAAACTCAA GCAGCGTCTGGATCAGATGAGAGAGATGTATGACCGGGCAGGAGAAATGGCTTCCACGCACCAAGAGGATTGCGGGGAAGGAACTCTGACAGGAAATGACCCCTTCTACGACCGCTTCCATTGGTTTAAGCTTGTTGGGAG AGCTTTCGTGTACCTGAGCAACCTGCTTTACCCAGTACCACTGGTTCATCGTGTTGCCATAGTAACAGAGAAAGGAGACGTGCGAGGTTTCTTGCGCGTTGGGGTCCAGGCCATAGCTG CTGATGAGGAGGCCCCAGACTACGGGTCTGGTGTAAGGCAATCGGGGACTGCTAAGATATCCTTTGATGATGACTACTTCAAAAAA AATGATTTCCCAGCCACAGTTATGACCCACTCTGGTTTGTCCTTGGAAGAACTGCGCATTGTGGAGGGCCAGGGTCAGAGTTCAGAGGTCATCACCCCCTCGGAGGAGCTCAATAGAATCAATGACATGG ACCTCAAGCTGGGAAACATCCCAGAGAGCAAGCTGGCTTGTGGTGACGGTCTACCAGGCCAGTTGGAGATTGGCAGCACTTTCACCTTCCGTGTGACCGTGCTTCAGACCACTGGCGTCCCACCGGAATATGCTGATATCTTCTGCCAGTTCAA TTTCCTGCATCGTCACGATGAAGCTTTTTCCACCGAGCCCTTGAAAAACACTGGCAGAGGCGCTCCGCTGGGTTTTTATCACGTCCAAAAT ATTTCAGTTGAGGTGACGGAGTCCTTCATCGAGTACATCAAGACCAAGCCCATTGTGTTTGAAGTGTTTGGCCACTACCAGCAGCACCCGCTGCATCTCCATGGCCAGGACCTCATCAG TCCTCCAACACCATCCAGGAAATACTATCCTATTCCAATGCCATTATCTAAACCTG ACCATACCCGTAAGATAGAGTTGCTCCGCTACCTGATGAGTGGCTATATGAACGGCAAGGTGCTGGACACTCTGTCTGAGCACGCCAATGCCTTGGCCTCCTCCGCTGTGGCCAGCCTGGAGGATGAAGCCGACCAGCTCTCACACTTTCCCTTCCTCTCGGTGCTTGACGACCCGGTCTTTATTGTGCCCAGACACCATG TCCCAGCCACCAAGTTGAACACAATCACCAAGTCCAACCTGGGCCAGTGTGTCAGCAAATACGACCTACTCGTCTGGTTTGAGATCAGCGAGCTGGAGCCCACAGGAGA GTACATTCCAGCTATTGTGGATCACAGTGGAGCACTGCCTTGCCATGGCACGTACCTGCTGCACCAG GGAATCCAGCGTCGGATCACTGTGACTTTAATCCACGAGAAGGGTAGCGAGCTGCACTGGAAAGATGTTCGTGAGCTGGTTGTTG GTCGTATTAGGAACAAAGCTGAAGTGGACGATGGCGCTGCTGATGCAGTCCTGTCTCTTAACATCATCTCTGCCAAGAACATCAAATCTTCTCACAACTCTAACAG GCTGTCTATTGATAAGGATATTGATAG GACCTTCTACCGCTTTGAGGCAGTGTGGGACAGCTCCCTGCACAACTCCCTCCTGCTCAACAGAGTTACTCCTTATGGAGAGAAGATCTACATGACGCTGTCAGCATATCTAGAG CTTGACCATTGCATCCAGCCTGCCATTATCACGAAAGACGTCTGCATGGTCTTTTACTCGCGAGATGCAAAGATCTCACCTCCCCGTTCCCTCAGGAACCTCTTCGGGAGTGGCTATTCCAAAACCCCAGACTG CAACCGTGTTACCGGAATCTACGAGTTGAGTTTGTGCAAGATGTCCGATTCTGGAAGTCCAG GCATGCAACGCCGGAGGAGGAAGGTCTTGGACACATCAGTGGCGTATGTGCGTGGCGAGGAGAACCTGGCAGGTTGGAGGCCCAGAGGAGACAGTCTCATCCTGGAGCACCAATGGGAGCTGGAGAAAATGGAGCAGCTGCATGAG GTGGAGAAGACCCGCCACCTCCTCCTGCTGAGAGACAAACTGGGAGAATCGGCTCCCGTGGGATCGGGGCCGACCACCAAGTCCTTAAGCGAGTTGCTGTCTCCGTGCATGAGCTCGGGCACCTTGTCCACCTCCACCTCCATCTCCTCGCAGATCTCCAGCACCACCTTTGAGAGCGCCATCACGCCCAGTGAGAGCAGCGGCTACGACTCCGCTGACATCGAGAGCCTGGTTGATCGTGAGAAGGAGCTGGCCACTAAG TGCCTCCGCCTCCTGACTCATACGTTCAACAGCGAATACAACCAGTTGGTGAACAGCATCAGCGACTGCAAG CTGTCTGACATCTCTCCGATGGGACGGGACCTGTCGATGACCAGCTTCAGCAGCGCCACACTCACCCCCTCCTCCACCTGCCCGTCTCTGTCAGACTCCCGCTGTGGCTCTGTAGAACAGAA GACTCCTGAGAACTGTTCCCGTGCGTCCAGCCCATCCTGCTCAGACTATGAAAACTTCCCCATGGTTCCCACCCTGGAGGCATCTTACCTCGCACGTGCGGGCAAAAACGAATTCCTTAACTTGGTGCCTGATATTGAAGAAATGAGGCCGGG ATCTGTCGTGTCCAAGAAGGGTTTCCTAAGCTTCATGGAGCCTCGCTCCAACTCGTGGGTGAAGCACTTTGTGGTCGTGCGCCGGCCTTACGTCTTCATCTACAACAGCGACAAGGACCCG
- the kif1b gene encoding kinesin-like protein KIF1B isoform X7, whose protein sequence is MSGASVKVAVRVRPFNSRETSKDSKCIIQMQGNTTTILNPKAPKEPAKTFSFDYSYWSHTTPEDPCFAAQNQVYNDIGKEMLQHAFEGYNVCIFAYGQTGAGKSYTMMGKQEEGQEGIIPMLCEDLFEKINEDNNKEELSYSVEVSYMEIYCERVRDLLNPKNKGNLRVREHPLLGPYVEDLSKLAVTSYTDIADLMDAGNKARTVAATNMNETSSRSHAVFTIVFTQRKHDSETDLSTEKVSKISLVDLAGSERADSTGAKGTRLKEGANINKSLTTLGKVISALAEVDNCTSKSKKKKKSDFIPYRDSVLTWLLRENLGGNSRTAMVAALSPADINYDETLSTLRYADRAKNIKCNAVINEDPNNKLVRDLKDEVARLKELLRAQGLGDILDNLKDIQNNKNRYLIASENQRPGHFSTAPIGSLTVSPSSGSLCSQGALQSATSIQERIMSTPGGEEAIERLKESEKIIAELNETWEEKLRKTEAIRMEREALLAEMGVAIREDGGTLGVFSPKKHFNEKPCDLYTDFNGVFSPKKTPHLVNLNEDPLMSECLLYYIKDGITRVGQADAERRQDIVLSGAHIKEEHCIFRSEKNAHGEVIVMLVPCEGSETYVNGKRVEDSIQLRSGNRIIMGKNHVFRFNHPEQARAEREKTPSVETPVEPVDWTFAQRELLEKQGIDMKQEMEKRLTEMEILYKKEKEEADQLLEQQRLVYESKLQELQKQVETRSLVAETPDEEELEEEEEEEEEVPWTQHEFSLAQWAFRKWRFHQFTSLRDQLWGNAVYLKEANAISVELKKKVQFQFVLLTDTLYSPLPPELLSPEPEKERNSRPFPRTVVAVEVQDLKNGATHYWSLEKLKQRLDQMREMYDRAGEMASTHQEDCGEGTLTGNDPFYDRFHWFKLVGSSPIFHGCVNEHLAERTPSPTFSTTDSEITELADERQSEMSDLMDDEAFVDDTSSDAGTEEGSDIFSDGQDPFYDRSPWFILVGRAFVYLSNLLYPVPLVHRVAIVTEKGDVRGFLRVGVQAIAADEEAPDYGSGVRQSGTAKISFDDDYFKKNDFPATVMTHSGLSLEELRIVEGQGQSSEVITPSEELNRINDMDLKLGNIPESKLACGDGLPGQLEIGSTFTFRVTVLQTTGVPPEYADIFCQFNFLHRHDEAFSTEPLKNTGRGAPLGFYHVQNISVEVTESFIEYIKTKPIVFEVFGHYQQHPLHLHGQDLISPPTPSRKYYPIPMPLSKPDHTRKIELLRYLMSGYMNGKVLDTLSEHANALASSAVASLEDEADQLSHFPFLSVLDDPVFIVPRHHVPATKLNTITKSNLGQCVSKYDLLVWFEISELEPTGEYIPAIVDHSGALPCHGTYLLHQGIQRRITVTLIHEKGSELHWKDVRELVVGRIRNKAEVDDGAADAVLSLNIISAKNIKSSHNSNRLSIDKDIDRTFYRFEAVWDSSLHNSLLLNRVTPYGEKIYMTLSAYLELDHCIQPAIITKDVCMVFYSRDAKISPPRSLRNLFGSGYSKTPDCNRVTGIYELSLCKMSDSGSPGMQRRRRKVLDTSVAYVRGEENLAGWRPRGDSLILEHQWELEKMEQLHEVEKTRHLLLLRDKLGESAPVGSGPTTKSLSELLSPCMSSGTLSTSTSISSQISSTTFESAITPSESSGYDSADIESLVDREKELATKCLRLLTHTFNSEYNQLVNSISDCKLSDISPMGRDLSMTSFSSATLTPSSTCPSLSDSRCGSVEQKTPENCSRASSPSCSDYENFPMVPTLEASYLARAGKNEFLNLVPDIEEMRPGSVVSKKGFLSFMEPRSNSWVKHFVVVRRPYVFIYNSDKDPVERGVLNLSTAQVEYSEDQQAMLKTPNTFAVCTKHRGILLQANNEKDMNDWLYAFNPLLAGTIRSKLARRRSGLIKN, encoded by the exons CTATTCTCAACCCCAAAGCCCCAAAAGAACCAGCCAAGACCTTCAGTTTTGATTACTCCTACTGGTCCCACACGACG CCGGAAGACCCCTGCTTTGCTGCACAGAACCAAGTGTACAATGACATTGGCAAGGAAATGCTGCAGCACGCCTTTGAGGGCTACAATGTGTGCATTTTTGCATATGGCCAGACTGGAGCTGGCAAATCCTACACCATGATGGGCAAACAGGAGGAGGGCCAGGAAGGAATCATTCCCATG CTTTGTGAAGATCTATTTGAGAAAATCAATGAGGATAACAACAAAGAGGAGCTCTCGTATTCTGTAGAG GTCAGTTACATGGAGATCTACTGTGAGCGGGTTCGAGATCTGCTCAATCCCAAGAACAAAGGGAATCTCCGGGTGAGGGAACATCCACTTTTGGGCCCCTACGTAGAGGACCTCTCAAAGCTTGCCGTTACTTCCTATACTGACATCGCTGACCTCATGGATGCGGGCAATAAGGCCAG AACTGTGGCTGCCACTAACATGAATGAGACCAGCAGCAGGTCCCATGCAGTTTTCACAATTGTCTTCACACAGCGAAAACATGACAGTGAGACGGACCTTTCCACTGAAAAA GTCAGTAAAATTAGTCTTGTGGACTTGGCAGGAAGTGAAAGAGCAGATTCCACTGGAGCTAAAGGCACCCGGCTGAAG GAGGGTGCAAACATCAACAAGTCCCTAACAACATTAGGAAAGGTCATCTCTGCCCTGGCCGAAGTG GATAACTGTACCAGCAAG agcaagaaaaagaagaagtcagACTTCATCCCGTACAGAGACTCTGTTTTGACATGGCTCTTGAGGGAGAATCTTG GTGGAAACTCCAGAACTGCAATGGTTGCCGCCCTAAGTCCTGCTGATATCAATTATGATGAAACTCTGAGCACACTGCG CTACGCCGATCGAGCGAAGAACATCAAATGTAATGCTGTCATCAATGAGGATCCCAACAATAAGCTGGTGCGTGACCTTAAGGATGAAGTGGCTCGTCTGAAGGAACTGCTACGTGCACAAGGACTGGGAGACATCCTGGACA ACCTCAAAGACATTCAGAACAATAAGAATAGATACTTGATAGCCTCAGAGAACCAACGCCCTGGCCATTTCTCCACAGCCCCTATCGGTTCCCTGACAGTATCTCCATCCTCTGGCTCACTGTGCAGCCAGGGGGCCCTGCAGTCAGCCACCAGCATCCAAGAACGCATCATGTCCACTCCTGGTGGAGAGGAAGCTATTGAAAGACTCAAG gaatCGGAAAAGATCATTGCAGAGCTCAATGAAACCTGGGAAGAGAAGCTGCGAAAGACAGAGGCAATCCGCATGGAGAG GGAGGCGTTACTTGCAGAAATGGGCGTAGCAATCCGCGAAGATGGAGGCACTTTGGGGGTGTTCTCCCCGAAAAAG CATTTCAATGAGAAACCTTGTGATCTCTATACAGACTTTAATGGGGTCTTCTCCCCAAAAAAG ACTCCTCACCTGGTTAACCTGAACGAGGATCCTCTCATGTCTGAGTGTCTCCTCTACTACATCAAAGACGGAATTACAAG GGTGGGACAGGCGGATGCTGAAAGACGACAAGATATCGTATTAAGTGGTGCGCATATCAAGGAGGAGCACTGTATTTTCCGCAGTGAGAAGAATGCCCATGGAGAAG TTATCGTCATGCTTGTGCCATGTGAGGGGTCTGAGACGTATGTAAATGGGAAGCGTGTAGAGGACTCTATCCAGCTGCGTTCAG GAAACCGTATCATTATGGGAAAGAACCACGTGTTCCGCTTCAACCACCCCGAGCAAGCCAGGGCTGAAAGGGAGAAAACGCCGTCTGTTGAAACCCCTGTGGAGCCAGTGGATTGGACCTTTGCTCAGAGAGAGCTGCTGGAGAAACAGGGCATTGACATGAAACAGGAGATGGAGAAAAG GCTCACTGAGATGGAAATCCTatacaaaaaggaaaaagaagaagcagacCAACTTCTTGAGCAGCAGAGACTG GTATATGAGAGCAAACTACAAGAACTTCAGAAACAAGTTGAGACTCGTTCTCTAGTTGCCGAAACGCCGGATGAGGAAGAgctagaggaggaggaggaggaggaagaggaag TGCCGTGGACTCAGCACGAGTTCAGCCTGGCTCAGTGGGCCTTCAGGAAGTGGAGGTTCCACCAATTCACATCTCTCCGCGACCAGTTGTGGGGGAATGCCGTCTACCTGAAGGAGGCCAACGCCATCAGTGTGGAACTAAAGAAGAAA GTCCAGTTCCAGTTTGTCTTATTGACGGACACCCTTTACTCACCCCTGCCCCCGGAGCTCTTATCACCAGAACCAGAAAAAGAGCGCAACTCCAGGCCTTTCCCTCGTACGGTGGTGGCCGTTGAGGTTCAAGACCTGAAGAACGGAGCCACACACTACTGGTCCCTCGAGAAACTCAA GCAGCGTCTGGATCAGATGAGAGAGATGTATGACCGGGCAGGAGAAATGGCTTCCACGCACCAAGAGGATTGCGGGGAAGGAACTCTGACAGGAAATGACCCCTTCTACGACCGCTTCCATTGGTTTAAGCTTGTTGGGAG CTCCCCCATCTTCCACGGTTGCGTAAACGAGCATCTGGCCGAACGCACGCCCTCGCCCACCTTCTCCACCACCGACTCTGAAATCACCGAGTTGGCGGACGAGCGCCAGAGCGAGATGTCTGACCTGATGGACGACGAGGCGTTCGTCGACGACACCAGCTCCGACGCCGGCACGGAGGAGGGTTCGGATATCTTCAGCGATGGCCAGGACCCCTTCTATGACCGCTCCCCCTGGTTCATCCTGGTGGGAAG AGCTTTCGTGTACCTGAGCAACCTGCTTTACCCAGTACCACTGGTTCATCGTGTTGCCATAGTAACAGAGAAAGGAGACGTGCGAGGTTTCTTGCGCGTTGGGGTCCAGGCCATAGCTG CTGATGAGGAGGCCCCAGACTACGGGTCTGGTGTAAGGCAATCGGGGACTGCTAAGATATCCTTTGATGATGACTACTTCAAAAAA AATGATTTCCCAGCCACAGTTATGACCCACTCTGGTTTGTCCTTGGAAGAACTGCGCATTGTGGAGGGCCAGGGTCAGAGTTCAGAGGTCATCACCCCCTCGGAGGAGCTCAATAGAATCAATGACATGG ACCTCAAGCTGGGAAACATCCCAGAGAGCAAGCTGGCTTGTGGTGACGGTCTACCAGGCCAGTTGGAGATTGGCAGCACTTTCACCTTCCGTGTGACCGTGCTTCAGACCACTGGCGTCCCACCGGAATATGCTGATATCTTCTGCCAGTTCAA TTTCCTGCATCGTCACGATGAAGCTTTTTCCACCGAGCCCTTGAAAAACACTGGCAGAGGCGCTCCGCTGGGTTTTTATCACGTCCAAAAT ATTTCAGTTGAGGTGACGGAGTCCTTCATCGAGTACATCAAGACCAAGCCCATTGTGTTTGAAGTGTTTGGCCACTACCAGCAGCACCCGCTGCATCTCCATGGCCAGGACCTCATCAG TCCTCCAACACCATCCAGGAAATACTATCCTATTCCAATGCCATTATCTAAACCTG ACCATACCCGTAAGATAGAGTTGCTCCGCTACCTGATGAGTGGCTATATGAACGGCAAGGTGCTGGACACTCTGTCTGAGCACGCCAATGCCTTGGCCTCCTCCGCTGTGGCCAGCCTGGAGGATGAAGCCGACCAGCTCTCACACTTTCCCTTCCTCTCGGTGCTTGACGACCCGGTCTTTATTGTGCCCAGACACCATG TCCCAGCCACCAAGTTGAACACAATCACCAAGTCCAACCTGGGCCAGTGTGTCAGCAAATACGACCTACTCGTCTGGTTTGAGATCAGCGAGCTGGAGCCCACAGGAGA GTACATTCCAGCTATTGTGGATCACAGTGGAGCACTGCCTTGCCATGGCACGTACCTGCTGCACCAG GGAATCCAGCGTCGGATCACTGTGACTTTAATCCACGAGAAGGGTAGCGAGCTGCACTGGAAAGATGTTCGTGAGCTGGTTGTTG GTCGTATTAGGAACAAAGCTGAAGTGGACGATGGCGCTGCTGATGCAGTCCTGTCTCTTAACATCATCTCTGCCAAGAACATCAAATCTTCTCACAACTCTAACAG GCTGTCTATTGATAAGGATATTGATAG GACCTTCTACCGCTTTGAGGCAGTGTGGGACAGCTCCCTGCACAACTCCCTCCTGCTCAACAGAGTTACTCCTTATGGAGAGAAGATCTACATGACGCTGTCAGCATATCTAGAG CTTGACCATTGCATCCAGCCTGCCATTATCACGAAAGACGTCTGCATGGTCTTTTACTCGCGAGATGCAAAGATCTCACCTCCCCGTTCCCTCAGGAACCTCTTCGGGAGTGGCTATTCCAAAACCCCAGACTG CAACCGTGTTACCGGAATCTACGAGTTGAGTTTGTGCAAGATGTCCGATTCTGGAAGTCCAG GCATGCAACGCCGGAGGAGGAAGGTCTTGGACACATCAGTGGCGTATGTGCGTGGCGAGGAGAACCTGGCAGGTTGGAGGCCCAGAGGAGACAGTCTCATCCTGGAGCACCAATGGGAGCTGGAGAAAATGGAGCAGCTGCATGAG GTGGAGAAGACCCGCCACCTCCTCCTGCTGAGAGACAAACTGGGAGAATCGGCTCCCGTGGGATCGGGGCCGACCACCAAGTCCTTAAGCGAGTTGCTGTCTCCGTGCATGAGCTCGGGCACCTTGTCCACCTCCACCTCCATCTCCTCGCAGATCTCCAGCACCACCTTTGAGAGCGCCATCACGCCCAGTGAGAGCAGCGGCTACGACTCCGCTGACATCGAGAGCCTGGTTGATCGTGAGAAGGAGCTGGCCACTAAG TGCCTCCGCCTCCTGACTCATACGTTCAACAGCGAATACAACCAGTTGGTGAACAGCATCAGCGACTGCAAG CTGTCTGACATCTCTCCGATGGGACGGGACCTGTCGATGACCAGCTTCAGCAGCGCCACACTCACCCCCTCCTCCACCTGCCCGTCTCTGTCAGACTCCCGCTGTGGCTCTGTAGAACAGAA GACTCCTGAGAACTGTTCCCGTGCGTCCAGCCCATCCTGCTCAGACTATGAAAACTTCCCCATGGTTCCCACCCTGGAGGCATCTTACCTCGCACGTGCGGGCAAAAACGAATTCCTTAACTTGGTGCCTGATATTGAAGAAATGAGGCCGGG ATCTGTCGTGTCCAAGAAGGGTTTCCTAAGCTTCATGGAGCCTCGCTCCAACTCGTGGGTGAAGCACTTTGTGGTCGTGCGCCGGCCTTACGTCTTCATCTACAACAGCGACAAGGACCCG